The sequence AACGGGCGTTGAAGGACTTATCAAACCCGAGATGGTGCGGCCGGGCCAAATCATCCTGGCGCTGTCCAACCCGTTTGCTGAAATCCAGCCGGAGGCAGCACTGCAGGCAGGCGCCGCGTTTGCAGCGGACGGCCGGCAAGTCAACAATGTCCTCGGGTTCCCTGGTATCTTCCGCGGCGCGCTGAACGCACAGGCATCGAGCATCACATACGATATGCTCATAGCCGCTGCTCTGGCAATCGTGGAATCCACGAAGCCCGGCGATCTCGTCCCTCATCCGCTCGATCCGAATGTCCATCAGAATGTCGCCGATGCTGTGGAAAAAGTTGCAAATTCGACCTCTATGTAACCTGAGGATGGCATACATACATCCTGCCGTACAGAACCATACTGTACGTAAAAAGGATGGGATCCAATTGGCGGAACCGAAAGTGAAGATGTATGTATCTATCACGAACCAGCAGATCATGCAGTATCCGGATGATTCACCCTATGAATTCGCGGTGGAGATACCGAAGTCATATCTGGAAATCTTTGAGCACCTCTTTGCTCAGACGAATGAATTGGAATTCAGGAATTTCCTGCGGGCGCACCTGCCGTATGTTCCTTATCATTACGATCGGGACAACCATCACGTTGACCGCCGGCTCTACAAGATGTATGCCCTCGTCCATGAATTCACAGACGAGGAATCGAAGGCATTCATTGAAGAACTGCCGTTTTTCAGACAGCCTGTGAAGACTCGCTGAAG comes from Sporosarcina trichiuri and encodes:
- a CDS encoding transposase, with product MAEPKVKMYVSITNQQIMQYPDDSPYEFAVEIPKSYLEIFEHLFAQTNELEFRNFLRAHLPYVPYHYDRDNHHVDRRLYKMYALVHEFTDEESKAFIEELPFFRQPVKTR